TAGGGTGTTTAGTATGACAGATCACAGAAGTTCAACATCGAAAGCAATATACTCTATGCACGTGATTCTTGCATGGATAATGATCTGATGAAATCTGGCAACTGAAGAATAGCACGTGGAACATGAACAAAAGAAATGCATACCATTAATCAagctagaaaaaagaaaaaattatggGTAAGAAAATCACACTTTTAAATGGAAGGAATATGCTTGAAGCGTTAGCCATCGTCCCTTGTTTTAGATAGTAGGTCATCTTACTCTCCTGGTGGAATGCCTGACTTTCAATCTCCACACTGTGCAAGTTATGCAGTTTCCTGCTGTTACAGTGGATGATACCCCTCCTTCATGTGTTATCAGTTTGAAAATGTTTGATAGACTTTGAATACTACCTTCTACTAGCAGGAAACTTAAGCTATTTAACCACAGAAAATGGATTTCAGTCATTTCACCTGCTTCACCTATGTTCAACAAGACTACTACTGATGAGAAGCCAGAGGTGGGCCCTCAAGGATTCATATCTTTTACCACAAAGACACAATGCTTGCGTGTAGTAACCATAGTCTCACAATAAATGGTCAGTCCATGAGCAACACAAATGCTTATATTCATAGCACTCACAATAAAGATTCTCAGAAGGAAACAAACTTAAAACCAGCTCGGATATGCTGTAATATTACAGCATCTATTCTATCCATGATAAATTAAAACAGACCCTAGGATTATAGTGCAAAGTTCTGCAGTTTTAGAATCCCAACCTTGTTCGAGGACCTCTATATGCAAAGTAAATAAGTCTCTGGTACAGCACCCACAAAAATTTACTATCATCATAATATATTAGTTGAAGGCAATTAAATCTAATTGGTATTTGTTTGTATTTTGTCTCTGGGTGTGACACTGATAGTcattaaaaattaagaaaaaatggATCAGAGACATTTGTGAATCAGGTCATGTTTAAATCAGAGAGAGATGGCAAAAAGTGGTCCATCTACCCAGTACATGCTGGGTGAATCAAGTCCTTGATCAACAAAGCCTGAGTTGCACTTACACGAATTGCATGTATACTTTCATAACTGGAACAACTGTGTTTTTGTGGAAACCAAGACAAATCACAAAAAAAACTACACAACTTCTCGAGGAAACCAAGTAAAAACAGACTGCAGCTGAAAGGTCATGCTTCAATAATTTATAGAAAACAACACTATAAATATTGATATTGTAGACTTACGCAGCTCTGATAAGAAAGAAAGCCAAGTACTGCATTATTAGATAAGATACAACAAAATAACTCATAGTGAACCCTACACTTTTatcatcaatgtaaattagaCAGAGGAAACATTGACAATGTTCTAAAAGGTCCATAAAGGTATTGTATTGACAAAAGTTTTAGCCTTTATGGGAGACCAACATCAATAAATTCTTAAAACCAACCCACGAAACACAATAAATTCACACTCAACTGAAATAACTAACTCATGGTCAAGATGCAGCACAAAATTAGAACTCAAGTCTAAGGTATGCACTAACtaaaccaaaaaataaataatttcatttCCGGTGCTCTTCTGGAAACAGTTGACAAGAAGTAACAAAAAAGGAATTTAAGTTTCCAAAGCAGTGATATATAGGCACTGAACTGGAGTGGTCGGGGCTCTTCTTTTAACTTTAAACTCCAGTCACCTCATTTTTTAAGACCGATTAGAACTTCACTTGGCTATGTAAAAGCCCTACTGATGCCTCTAGCACACAACCACACAGGTACCACTGAGACATCATTGAGACAGCTGCAAGGATGGGGGAGGCGGAAGAGAAGGCTGGAGAAGGGGACGAAAAATgcgttctttatttttttattgttattgaTTGTCTTTgtgctctttcttcttctttggcttccCTACAACCACTGTGTGACATGACAATTCTCCACCCATGCCATGAGAAGTCATGAGCCAGCCAGTGACCAAGATCCCCTGgtcttgataaatgcttaaatccCTGGATGGGTGTCTCCAAGAAAAATGTTGACAAATTATTAATTATTCACCAGCcattaaaacaaaaaaaggagTGTTTGACCACTTTCCCTCACGTAAACATTAAAAGTGTTGAGCTATTCTAATCCTTCAGATTCAGTTAGTTTATGTTGATGAGATTTTTGGCTactttgcctcatcaaatcttttaATGAAAGTTCCAGATGAATTTCTTTTGCAAACTAATGAACAAACTTTGGTGCTTGATTGTTAATGTTTCTGATAAATAAAGAACTGTTTTTTACTATTTAGTCTCTTCCTATTAGTAATCATAAAAGGATGTCACATCTGCATCACAATTAACCTTGATTCGAATGTTGCTGGCTCAGGCAACTCTAAAACCAGACAGATAAATACTTGCTTTCCAGGTAGAAGAAATTTTGAACAATAACATGCTTTCGCTCTGTTGGTTTCCAACTCACTTCACTTTATCCAAAATTTTTAAGCCATCGTCTGCTTCTTCTCGTGCAGTACAGTAACAATATCAGCAGTATCGAGTGTTCATTTCCAACCCACCtcactatatttatttattaaataagaaAATGTTCCTTCTTGTACAGTACAGTTACATCATCAGCACTCATAATTAATTACAAATTCAACCAAAAGAGCAATCACCTCCAGAGAATGCTTGTTTGTTATAAGCTCATTCAAATCAATTCTGATGCCTCATATAATTTATGACCAAAAACCTGATTTCCAATCCCATATAGCTCACAAAAATTGTACCTATGTTCTAACATTTGACAATGTTCCAACTTTGCTTCCCCTCTGATATTTTCGAAATGCTGATTCTAACAGCTGTTACCAATCTCCTTAGAGTTCCAGCTTCCAATTGGTTCCTTTATGCACAAGGCGTATTTGATTGCCACGATATCATAACCACAAATAGTTTCTCTTGGCACAGGTTTGGAGTGCcagaaaaatatcattcttaaccAACCTTTAGTTGTTCACATTACAACATTAGGAGTCTCTACAAAGCCCCCTTGTAAACACCTCTGATGACTTGATTACAGTCCAGGAGCCACAAGTCCAGTAGTTCATCTACACTAAAAGTAGCATTTCAGACGGTCAAGGTCAAGTAATGATCCATGACCATGTTCCAACTTCCATCAGTTTTACCAATACCATAACCACTCACTTGTAATAGAGTACTCACAAGATTACAGTAGTGCAATAACAATAAATTAGGTTAACCAAATAAGGTTTAAGAGATTGGCCGATCTAGACTACTTTAAACTATTCCTAATTTGACTAAAAAATCAAGCTTAGTTTATGCAACTTGTACACGGGAATCGGACTCCAGTATTGATCAAGATGTCTGCTCAACTTATAAGAACGACCATATGCCCTCATCGTCAATCTCAATTGACGATTGACCATAAGGTGTATCGCTCATTGTAAGTCGTTCCAGCATCCCAAATCTAGTTCTAACAAATGGTCTTATCAAGATCCGGCAGATCCCAGAGTGGTTTCACTACAATATATAATGTCAAACAACATAAACTAATAAAGCTGAAATGAAGCAAATCCAGCGACCAAAATGCTCGAGAGGCGAACGAGAAGAACCTGTTGAAAGCTCTTGATGGTCTTACCGAAGCTCCGCccgatctcggggagcttcttcgGGCCGAAGACGAGCGCCGCGACTCCGGCGATCACGACGAGCTCGGGGACCCCGAGTCCGAACAAGCAGCGGCACCCGAGGGCGCCGCCCCCGTGCTGCCGCCGAAGAAGGGGGGCGCGGGCCGCCCTCCCTCCGCCGGAGACGAGGAACAGGGAGCTGGAGGAGGCGAGGGAGGAGGGTTTCCTCAGGACCCGAGGCGTGGATGCCATTAGAGAGGTAGAAGGAAACGCCATGGCGGCCATCTTAGGATCAGCTCGCTCGCTCCTTCCGTATCGGAGTCCACTCACGCCTTCAAGACGCTTGATATTTTTCCTCGTTTTGTCTCTTACCATTGGAGTGAGTGGGTTACTGATCGAATGGACCGGATCAACCGATTTCGTCGTAAGAAACAGATCGGACCGCTGAGTCGAACCGGAACCACCATCAACAAGACCTTGACTCGGTCCGTCGTCGTCCGGGGACTGATTGAACCGCCCATGGCCGATCTGGTTCATAGAAACCGTAAGAACCAGCCAAATCAAACCGAATCATTctggttctatcatcaaaatgaCTTAAAAGCCCTAGGTTCCAAGTCATCTTATTCCTTTGTCGAGGATATTATAGTCTTTtggaaaaagacaaaaaaaggagaagattataggaaagaaagaaggaaatataaaatataaaatactttCATGTATAGTTCTTTAGAAATTTGTTTATCTTATCAAACACACAGTTTGATCAATTTGgtctttattttcattttttttagttgGTCGAtgcatttcaaaaaattttcaaGCAAACATCATAAAATCAAAAACATGTTATGGACTGCAAATAAGAGAAAATCTTATTTTTGCATATATAACTTCTCATCATACACATGTTTTTGCACTGCCCCTCTAACTTGATATATGCATCAtaatatcaatttatatttaGATAAATGTCTCTCTAGTATAACACAATAATGAAAATGTAACTGTCTCAACTATTTGAAATcaaacaaataaaacaaaaagggcagacaatgacttggagaaaattATAGAAATAAACATGCAATTTCACAGATCAATATATATAAGAGAACAAACTCGTAACAATTAACTTGGTTGATGTTAAAAATGCAGATTAGGTTGTCATACTGGCGATAAATAAATCCGACAAAGAAACATTTGCTCAGGTCCACCAATTGAAACAAGTTAATGTCTAAATGAACGTTACAGAGAAAATTAGAACTGCATTCACCAATGTACACTTTGGCATGGGTTCACATTTCCACAAAGAAAGTCCAGCAATTCGAGTTGTTTCCATACAGATTGAACCTCTAACTGAAATCAGATACAGATATATGCCGAAAGAAGAGCTTCGACAGTTGACAGTTGCTGTGGACTTCCCAGGCAGCCATCGATGGGGCAGCCACCGAATGATTTAGCTAGTTTTCTTAGTCCAAATGTCAAATGATTCAGGGTTCCAGATAATGAAAATAACAATGAGAAAGATGATAGAATTTGGATACAGGGTAGCACGAAAATGGTGAATATACAGTAAACATTCATCTGTCAAGTGACCTGCAAATTGAGTAACTGAATGCTTTGAAGCTTTTCATCTGCCACCTTCTTCTGCATGCCAGAAATGATGTGAGGCCAGGCTCACCAAAAGAAAGCCTGTCTACTGTGAATGTGCACAGATTCACTGGGTTAGGAAGGCCGAGCAGTTGAGCATCATGGGGACTCAGTCTTCATTTAATCTGATCTTGGACGACTGTCACCATCTCTATGGCGGTTATTGTACAGTGGCAAGAGCCAATGAGATCCAGGCTTCCTACTACCACAACACCGCCAATACAGGAGCAGGACCAACAGCAATATACCAATTGGAATTGCCCATCTGctccaataataaaaatattattgaaaaaagcCCAGTGAAAAAGGTTTGATGCACACTCGGTTGAAACAATATGAGAAAGGAATTGAGAAAATCTTGCCTGTCCAAATCAAGAAAAGGGCTGTAAACTATAGTCTCCCATGTAGATACGATTACATGCCAAGAAGGATTATAATACATTGATTCCGATGACCAGAACATTCTTGTATATGTTTCTAAGAAAATAAACATCGCCCAGCCAGCAATCTCCAACAAAAAAAACTTGATGATAAACCGGCCCACCATAGCCACAGTAAGTGAGAAAATCACCAACCAATTTGAGAGTCTATCATTGTAGTCCTTGATGAAAAGTGATCGGGATTTCCCAAGCATCTGGAAATCAAGATCAGAAACAATTCATTAATTCACTGACAAGATTCAGAGTCATTTCAAGATTAGGTTGGATGCCAGGAAGATTTATCTCATGCAAGCAAGAGAGCATGGCACTTTCTTTCCCTGACACAATCAAGTCACATTCAATATTTCGCCCAAGCCTCAATGCTATTGACACAAAATAGGAGAAAACTGATTGAAAAAGCATGCAATCTAACCTTCATCATCTTCTGTTTATATAATTCTTTCGAAGGTCCAACACATTGTCTTTCAAAAGTTTCATTGCACTGAAGAAAACCAGCATTGAATTTTGCCATGGAAGGAAGTCTCATGACTTGAAGGTGATCCATTTTATCCTCACACTCTGTGTATTTGGCTTCACATAATTTTGATGACTGATATTCATTTTCCAGGAGAAACGTTCTGTAAACCTGAATAAGTGCTCAAACAAGTAAACACAAAAACAGTATAATAAGCATGACAGAAGATCCAAGCCTaaaatcaaaataagaaagattatcCTTAAGAAACAGGTATTCATGAATATCTACAGTGGACCACTATTGAACAGAGAGAAGTTCTATCTCATTTAGTACAAGTTGAAAATTTCACATGATGCAGACTAGGCAAGTCCTACTTATACCCAGATCCACTTCAGAGCATGTTCTAGCATATTTTTAGTATCACCACCAAAAGTCCAATTTCAAAACACTGATTTCTGGTCCAAGTGCTCGTCTCTTCTTTTGCTTTGAAAGATCAATTGCAGTCCCCTCAGTAAGAAAGCAGATATTAAACCTCTGAGATATAAGTTCAGTTACTTGTACCCAGTCCCTATTTAAGCAAACCATAGCATTGTCAAGAGAAATATGAAGACAACAATTACTTAAATACCTTTGACCGTTTTGTTTTCAGTTTTATACTCTGTTTCCTGTCTTAAAGTTTAGTATTCTACACCTATCCATCTTCTAGAGCTTTTTATGGGATTAGAGTTGAGAACAGAGATCTAAAAAAGAGACAGGAAGACTACAAAGCATAGGTTTTTTTGTGAAATAGCAGGAACTATTTTTCCAACGGAATAAAGAGAAATTTTTGTCAATAAAGATTTCACCATGGCAAAAAAGTATTAGTATTGCATATAGTTATGGTTATTTTAACTCAATGGACTAACATATACAAtggtttatatataaaaaaaggttTCCTATACATCAATCTAAAGTTGTATGCACTAATATGCAGATTTCAAAGATCCTCGATATTGGCACTTCTAAATTGCAGCACCTTCCAATCACATAATTTAAGGGTCAAAGATATTCCTCGCAGCTCCTCTCCTATACTGCTAAACATTAACCAgaattctaaaaaaatatttgCAGTTCTAACTATTGTTTGTTGATAGATGTTTTCACCTATTTATTATCCATGATTGTAAAGTGAAGAAGAATGCTAGTGTCGCTCTTAAAGGGTCTCAATTGGTACCACTCGTCAATGCAAAACTTTAACATCGAACACATGGTTGTACCTTTtgtatttcatcatcaaatttcaCAATAGATTGTTCAGCATGATGCCGACCAAAACGCTGCCGATCAAACAACTTTTCTGCTTCAGCCTTTGATTCTTCATGAACTTCCTGCAGCCTGTTTTCTTGTATTGGTAGCCGCATAATGTCCATCCGTTGACTGTATAATTTCAAGCAACGCTCAAGAATCACCTTATTGAATACTTCAACGATAGAACCTGTGGATGGAATTTCTCCTTTATTTAAGGCTTCAAGAATCTGAAAAAAAAACAATGGATACAATAATCAGAATTAAGCATGATGCATATGAGCTTCTTCTGGATACTTTAAATTCAGGTTGATGTTCTCAACTTGTGCATGTAAACCATGACAAATAACCAAGGATAATGACAGTATCAAATCAATAATTTAGGGAATGAAGAGAAATTTATGCAAAAGCACCTGCTCTAGGAAAGCTACAAACTCATTTCCATTTAGAGGTTTTCCCTGGATAATTTTTGGACGTATGATGGTTGCAACAAGTTGTTTCAACTGCTCCCTCTTTTCCACATACAATTGATCCAGCTCACTGTCCTTCATGTCACAAAGTTTTGTCCTTTGAAGATGAGGCTGTCATAAGTTCAAGGCTCTTGTAAGCACCACAAGGCAAAATTGCATGAAATGAATATCAGCACATATGTTATCTTataaaaacttagaaaaataactTCCAAGTGTGGGCATTGTAACACAATTATGATGCACATTACAACAATAAACTAATAGGACCTTAGCTGATATGCTACCCAGGTTATGGAACTTTGGATCCAAATTCAGCTAACAAAATAACAACAGAAGATAAATAAAAGAGCTTGTAAGTTCCCGAATATTGAGAAAGCTAAGGCACACAtgaaacatggataattcaaaatgcACACCATGTCCATTGGAATAGATACTCAAATATTAGATACCTCTTGACGCATGTTCAACACTTCATCAGATGCCCTTTTTAGTTAATTATTGAAAAAACACAGACATGCTTTTTGCTATCAGGGGAGAGTTTCATGAAACTATTGGATTATCCTTTTTTTAAGTGTGCTGACCTTTTAACGGTGGAACAATGGAACATACACCTTACGTAAGCATCTTGATGCGAAGAGCTGCTTTTGTAGACAAGTATTGCTGCCAGAGGCAATAAGCACTCTGCTACCTTATTTCTTGACATAAGGTACTCATCTGATTTCTTGGGCATTTACCACGGCATTGCAGTTTTATTACATTTCTATTGAGTATCAACAACCATACTGACATTTTTTCATATCTTTCCTTTTGCTGTTGGAGTTGTTGAGAAGATGTTTTATATAGCAGGATATTTTTCTGTGCATTAAAACATCCACATCACTGATTCCTGCTAGGATGTTCTATAGTAGAGTAATTCTTCCGTTTTTAATAGCTCTGTGCAAAGTTTTCTTGAACCTAAAATTCTTTAAAGCCCTCAAAGCAAACATGAAGTTCTCATGTTGTTGGGCCAAAACAAACGTTGACAAAGGCATACCAAAGAAGACTTCTCTGGAATCTCTGAATCTCCTAATATATAATTATTGACGTAAGATCAACTGTGATATTGACAAGAAAAGTTAACCAAGTTTACCTGTGGTAAGCTAAAGGCAGTACTATTGTCACCCATTATTGCCAAGGAGTCTCGAATTTGGTTAACCTGATGCACCAAATGGAAAAGGATAGCAAAGGTTTTATAATAAAGATGGGCGCGAAGCCCATAAACTGCTAGTCTAGAACAATATCCTAATATTGTTTATTCATGCATAAAAGTCTAACTTTACAGTTTGACCGAAGGCCACACCTGATCAATGTTTCTGTCTCCTGAAATTGATGAAGAATTTTCAATTTAAACTAGTAGGCATTGTATAAGTTTCCTATATGTATCAAATACAGATGAAGAGAATATCAGCTAAGACTGACCATTATTGTTAGGTACCCGCCGAAGGGCTTCATTCACCATTTCTTGAACAGACTTTCCTTCTGTGTAatcataataaatatattttggtGAAATAGATAAATTAATGATACATAGCGTGAAAAGATTGTAAAGAAAATGCAGACATGAAAGGACAAAACAATATCACAAAGTTATGATCAACAAAAGAGTGGTGCTCAAAATTCAAGCTACATAATGTAACAAAAATGAGAAAAATTAATCCCACAGGCATTGGGAAGCAGCAACCATATTAACTGGCGTACAACCTAATGGACTACTCCAAATAGAAAATTTGTGTCAAAACACTATATCAAACAAAAGCTGAGATGTCAGAAAACTTGAAATAAAATCTCTTTGAGATGCCCTTTGATCTTATTATCTCAGGCTGTTTGACATGCCATTTTCTTTTCTAACTTTATGCCTTATTTTATGGCCAATACAAGTAAAACATATAATTATGATTTTACAAATGCAAACTAATACAGGGTGTttcagtttacaaaacttagaagtgATTACCTACCGTACACTGTACTCGGCAGAAGATTCCGTTGTTTCATATTCTTGGCAAAACATTTTATTGCCTCATATTCTTATTTTTTGCTGTAATTACTACTATTTCATCCTTATGGCCTATCTTttattgttgctgttgttgccTACTTATTAGCCTTTTAAGACACGTTCACAATTACAAATGTGTATTATTAACGATACTTCAAACTATTTCCAAGCACATGGCAAAGAAAAACATCAGCTTACGCAGGAAATCCCGTTGGATAAGCCACAAAAGCTTAGCAGGCTCAAATGCAACATCTTGCCCCTGTATAAATACCCAACATTGTCAATAATTATAAGAAGGTCTAGTTTTCCAGAACATTAAGAACATAATATCAGTAGATTACCTTTACCCTGATCTCCAAGAAGCAGCAGATGAGCAAATACAGAAGTAGTTAGAAAGGAAAAAACCAACAAACTTATAATACAATTTTTTGTATTAACAGAACTCAAAAGACCTTCCATAAAACTCTTCTGCAATTTCAACAGCAAATGATAGCCGAGATATATCAGCCTCACGAATCTACAACATGAAGCACCAAAAACAAATCTTAGATGAATTCATAAGGGAATAAATCTAATCGAGAATATATTAAAGAAGTTACTAGTGCCAATTATAGGCTGATAAAATTTCCACCAGATAGAGAACAAACCGTCTCAGGGAGATTATAAATGAGCACAGAGCTCATAACTGTAGCCAGAGCAAATATCCTGTAGAATATGAACAGAATGAACATGAATATATCTAATGGCAAAATAAATGAATTTTAAATATTACCTATCATCGTATACATTTGATTTTCCAACGCTTTCAAATCCTTCTGTATCAAGGTACAAGATAGATACTTTTGTTCCATCAACATCTAACTCCACTGGTGTACCC
Above is a genomic segment from Musa acuminata AAA Group cultivar baxijiao chromosome BXJ3-4, Cavendish_Baxijiao_AAA, whole genome shotgun sequence containing:
- the LOC135634791 gene encoding sec-independent protein translocase protein TATA, chloroplastic-like: MAAMAFPSTSLMASTPRVLRKPSSLASSSSLFLVSGGGRAARAPLLRRQHGGGALGCRCLFGLGVPELVVIAGVAALVFGPKKLPEIGRSFGKTIKSFQQAAKEFETELKKDPEDSSNPPSVESPKAVSSEDDKKELETSGTKDST
- the LOC135637310 gene encoding uncharacterized protein LOC135637310, translated to MGASFRSLAFWVVVLGFFLASAAASDPDDFRRAFPIVEPDSEHTKIRLAREGLEAIQRITNPIAVVAVIGPYRSGKSFLLNQLLSLSCDEGFGVGHMRDTKTKGMWVWGTPVELDVDGTKVSILYLDTEGFESVGKSNVYDDRIFALATVMSSVLIYNLPETIREADISRLSFAVEIAEEFYGRVKGQDVAFEPAKLLWLIQRDFLQGKSVQEMVNEALRRVPNNNGDRNIDQVNQIRDSLAIMGDNSTAFSLPQPHLQRTKLCDMKDSELDQLYVEKREQLKQLVATIIRPKIIQGKPLNGNEFVAFLEQILEALNKGEIPSTGSIVEVFNKVILERCLKLYSQRMDIMRLPIQENRLQEVHEESKAEAEKLFDRQRFGRHHAEQSIVKFDDEIQKVYRTFLLENEYQSSKLCEAKYTECEDKMDHLQVMRLPSMAKFNAGFLQCNETFERQCVGPSKELYKQKMMKMLGKSRSLFIKDYNDRLSNWLVIFSLTVAMVGRFIIKFFLLEIAGWAMFIFLETYTRMFWSSESMYYNPSWHVIVSTWETIVYSPFLDLDRWAIPIGILLLVLLLYWRCCGSRKPGSHWLLPLYNNRHRDGDSRPRSD